Below is a genomic region from Fusarium oxysporum Fo47 chromosome VIII, complete sequence.
TCCAAGAAGTTGGGTCAAAAGCCAGCCTGCATTTGCCTGGGGTGCCTTACGATGGTCGGTAGACTGATAGTATAGAGCCTCGACGTCTTTGGGATCAGTGATCACCCTAAATTCTCAAGTATCAGCCAGTCTGCGATCATATGAGCAACGGAATACGGCATGCGTACACTTCAGGAATGCTGGCAGCCCAGATACGATACGTCTTCCCGTATTTCTCCTCCCACTCCCAACTCCTGGTCCGCGCAGCCAGGAACTTATCAACCATTTGCCCATTGGGAAATGTATATGCCGGACCCGACATGTACTTCTTCCCATCTACAGCCGGAATTCGGTATGTAAGAGACAAGAAGCCCTGTTGTTATGACATTAAAACATCTCGGAAATGATATATGAGCTGGAAGAAAAAAACCTGCAAGGACTCACATTGAAAATCGTATTAAGTACGGTTTTTGGCCCAACCAAGAGGGCGACAAACACCAGCACAGAAAGCAAAGCGCCAATGCTGGCCAGGACAGGCAACAGGTCCACCTTGGTAGTTTGAGCAGAGTCCATCTCGTTCGCTTACTTGAGGTATCTATCAAGTATCGTCCCCTCTCGAGTTACCTTGGCCattaccttaattatatttGTAGTCAAAATTTCAGTCGAGTTTTACTTATCGGATGTTGTCTCGGCGTATAAGCATCGGCATCCATCGGCGGGAAACCGTCTTGGGGCTGACGTCGCCGCGGTTGGGCCCACTTTAAAGTTTACTGTTTTACCATTACCACAACAGTTTTCAACGCGTCTCGCTCAGTGTTACATTTGATACAATGCATCATGCTATACATTATACTTTTTCTTAACTTAAATATCTTCAGCTCTACCTTGCGTACTATTAAACAGAATAAAGATTCaatattacttaaaatatatttctATGAGCactttttttaatttttaaaCCTACTAGCTAGTATTTATGTTGTCTTCCATGCTCTTTCCCGGGTAGGCCGCCTTGACCTCGATTAATAACTGTATTTTCATAGTTTGGCGTGCAGCGTTAAGATAATAATGACAAAGAAATAACTTTTTTTATAACTCCCTTTTCATCTAAGACGTAAATTAGaatagattaataaataggAGAACCACAACCCGTGCTATTGGATGCAGTTTCACACCATCCAGCTTTACAAGAGTGGTTCAATGACATCGATAGACGGCCAATAATTGATTCATATAAACGATTTGCTAGGGCAAGAGACCAAGGTATGAGAAACAGCTATCAAGAGGAAAGAATACTCCCAATAAATTAGAGAATCTCTACATGCTATTGGACTGGGGTTAGTTGTGACTAACAATTCTGCCATTAAGATTATATCTGGATCTCAAATCACGAGCCTCTTTATTTTCGGATAATTTGAGAAACTTCTGACTCGGTCATGGCGGACACCCAGGACGAAACACGTTGTAGTTTTTAATCGGCCTCACGTTCTATTGGATAAGACTACATTTGGGTATTTAGCCGTTTATGTCAAACTGTCATATGTGTGGCAGAAATACGCGatgggaagagaagagacggGGACTTATCGAAACCATCACCAGTTTCTGACCGCATCTCGGCCGAAGTGTCGTTTGACCTCATAGTTGGTCATTCGATCTCAGTCTGTTGAATTCTCTTTGTTTATACGCCTACCGCGGCTATAAGCGCTTCCAAGACCGTATTTCGGCGTTTGATATATTGGATCATGTACTCTTGATCCGTGGAGCACAAGGATCCCAACTTTGGTTCTAGGTCCCCGGTTGAATCACGCCGCTTAGATTCACTTTCATCCTGCTCATCCGTAATGTCTCTAGGCCCGACAACACTTTGCAAAGCGTCAAGGATTTGCTTCCCCTTTGAGAGCGTCATCTTGATAAGAACGTTCTGAATAGCTTGGCTCTCTTGCCTGGTGACTTTGTAATCGCCAAGAGAGCATGACACAAGGTGCTGCTCTTCCGACGGTAATGAACCCTCGTTGTCCTTGGTAAATTGCTCGAATAGTTTGAAGATCAGCTCGATGGCTGAAAGAGTAAGCAGCATTGATGGGAAGGACTTATCGCAGACGTCGCAGGTGATGAATTTCTCGCAGGTCTCTAGGACTGATGTGATCGAATTCATCGCCAGGTCGAACCGGCTGGGAATTTCACGACATGTAAGCTGATGCAAAGTAGATATGTTGGCCGCCTGTGTCTGAACACAAGCGCAGGGATCACCCGTTGTGTCTTGGCGAGCACGGGAAGGTGGAGACGGGAGCCCCAATGATGAAGGTTTGGTGGAGTCGTTCAATTGCCCCAAATCTGTAGGGCTGCTGTATGACATGGGCGTCATGATGGCTTCAATGCTCTGTGATGTGATATCTCTGGGAGTATGTAAAGTTGGGGCGAGGCCCATTGCCCAGATATCCAAGTCATCCTGCAAGGGAAGTAGTTCATTGTCAGATTCTGTAGAATTGACCCATTGGTTTTCTGGCGTGGATTGAACAGAAGATTGAATAGAGAAATGTGACTGCTCACGTTAGATGCTGCATGTAATTAACCAATCGCTTGACAGACGCACAGTACTAGTTTGTTCCCAGGAGTCTGGCAACAGTGTTGACAGATCCAGCATGTCCAGGTTTGAGTTCTCGAGATCTATATTGCCATTCCGCAATTGGCCTGCGAGTCGTTCCATACGCAGCTGGTGCTCCCTTTCTAACGTTCTTCGATTTTTGCTCCCCTTGGGTTTCCCAGCTCTGTTCTGGTAACTGTAGCGACAGTATAGGCCTTTTGACGTGCAGCGAAAACACGGCGATCCTCCTGAGCATTTCACCTTACACTGATGGCACGAATCACATGCAGAGCGGAGCTTTTTGTGATCAGGGTTGCTCTGCCGAGTTGACGTTGGACACACTAAGTGGGGTGGTGTCGAAGTCATGGTAGTACCAAATCGAGGGGAAAAGCG
It encodes:
- a CDS encoding C6 transcription factor GliZ2, whose translation is MTSTPPHLVCPTSTRQSNPDHKKLRSACDSCHQCKVKCSGGSPCFRCTSKGLYCRYSYQNRAGKPKGSKNRRTLEREHQLRMERLAGQLRNGNIDLENSNLDMLDLSTLLPDSWEQTSTSHFSIQSSVQSTPENQWVNSTESDNELLPLQDDLDIWAMGLAPTLHTPRDITSQSIEAIMTPMSYSSPTDLGQLNDSTKPSSLGLPSPPSRARQDTTGDPCACVQTQAANISTLHQLTCREIPSRFDLAMNSITSVLETCEKFITCDVCDKSFPSMLLTLSAIELIFKLFEQFTKDNEGSLPSEEQHLVSCSLGDYKVTRQESQAIQNVLIKMTLSKGKQILDALQSVVGPRDITDEQDESESKRRDSTGDLEPKLGSLCSTDQEYMIQYIKRRNTVLEALIAAVGV